The proteins below are encoded in one region of Sphingobacterium sp. R2:
- a CDS encoding peptidase domain-containing ABC transporter → MKYPYYIQHDQMDCGPTCLRIVAKYYGKKYTLEYLRELAFLNRNGVSLLNLKNAAVTIGFSSDMLFSDINNLIYNFSKPCILHWNTNHFVVLFDIKYRNDLNRVKFIIADPRHGIVHVDIKTFLSSWISVKEGRGTILQLRPTESFYRQDKEKKNLTNSYQFLIAYLRPHRKLLSYLILILLTGSILSLIIPFLTQILVDLGIGELNINIVYLVLCSQLFLFIGGTVIDIFRNWLMLFINTRISLTIISDFLRKLFDLPIRFFDSKSVGDITQRINDHTRVEQFLTGTALTTLISLINVGVFIVVLGLYDFKIFAVFTVLTALAICWIFFYQKRRKEIDYKRFNANRENHNKLYEIIIGMPEIKLYAGEDSKRESWEKLQIKLFDLNIKSLSLEQLQKTGFLFLLQLKNIFISYIAAREVIAGNFSLGTMLSISFIIGQTNSPLEQLISFFRHSQDARLSLDRMKEIHNKENEERRNGYQELSLSEISSFIRFKEVSFQYGGPKSPFVLENINLEIPIGKVTAIVGSSGSGKTTLMKLLLKFYDCTKGSISLDGINLDALSPKWWRDKCGTVMQDGHIFSDTILKNIAIDGKEIDEQRIQEALYISNLTEFVESLPNGLETRIGADGNGLSGGQRQRLFIARAVYKNPSLLLFDEATSALDANNEKVIMERLNGFFQGRTVIVIAHRLSTVRNADNTIVLRNGEVVEAGSHTSLLEKKGFYYELVKNQLELEENENHI, encoded by the coding sequence ATGAAATACCCATATTACATACAACACGACCAAATGGATTGCGGTCCTACCTGTTTAAGGATCGTGGCAAAGTATTATGGAAAAAAATACACTTTGGAATATCTAAGGGAATTGGCCTTTCTTAATCGTAATGGAGTAAGCTTATTAAATCTCAAGAATGCTGCAGTAACAATCGGATTTTCCAGTGATATGCTGTTTAGTGACATCAACAATTTGATATACAATTTCAGCAAACCTTGTATCTTACATTGGAATACAAACCATTTTGTTGTATTGTTTGATATAAAATACAGGAATGATCTTAACCGAGTGAAATTCATAATTGCCGATCCTAGACATGGCATTGTGCATGTAGATATAAAGACTTTCTTAAGTTCCTGGATTTCTGTAAAAGAAGGTCGAGGCACAATATTACAGCTTCGACCTACTGAATCATTTTATCGTCAGGATAAAGAAAAAAAGAACCTTACCAATAGCTATCAATTCCTAATTGCCTATTTGAGACCACACAGAAAGCTTTTAAGCTATTTAATATTGATATTATTGACGGGAAGCATATTAAGCCTAATAATCCCTTTCTTGACTCAGATACTGGTGGATCTGGGAATTGGCGAACTGAATATAAATATTGTCTATTTGGTACTTTGCTCTCAATTGTTTTTATTCATTGGAGGGACAGTAATTGATATTTTTCGTAACTGGTTAATGTTATTTATTAATACCCGGATAAGCCTTACCATAATTTCTGATTTCCTTAGGAAATTATTTGATTTGCCGATTCGCTTTTTTGATTCGAAAAGCGTCGGTGATATTACCCAGAGAATAAACGATCACACTAGAGTAGAGCAATTTCTGACTGGCACTGCCCTAACAACCCTTATCTCTCTTATTAATGTTGGTGTCTTTATTGTTGTTTTAGGGTTATATGATTTTAAGATTTTTGCGGTCTTTACCGTCTTGACAGCGCTGGCTATCTGCTGGATTTTCTTTTATCAAAAACGGCGAAAAGAAATAGATTACAAACGGTTTAATGCAAATCGGGAAAACCATAATAAACTATATGAAATTATTATTGGAATGCCCGAGATTAAACTTTACGCTGGAGAAGACAGTAAGAGGGAAAGTTGGGAGAAGTTACAAATCAAACTTTTTGATTTAAATATCAAAAGCCTCTCCTTGGAGCAGCTTCAAAAGACAGGGTTTCTTTTTCTTTTGCAACTAAAAAACATCTTTATCTCTTATATTGCTGCGAGGGAGGTAATCGCCGGAAATTTTTCATTGGGCACCATGTTAAGTATTTCGTTTATCATTGGGCAGACGAACAGTCCACTTGAACAACTTATTTCGTTTTTTAGGCATTCTCAGGACGCTAGGTTAAGTCTAGACAGAATGAAAGAGATCCATAATAAAGAAAATGAAGAACGTCGGAATGGCTATCAAGAACTGTCTTTGTCTGAAATTAGCTCCTTCATCAGGTTTAAGGAGGTTTCCTTCCAATACGGGGGGCCTAAGTCCCCTTTCGTTCTTGAAAATATTAACCTAGAAATTCCAATTGGAAAAGTTACGGCTATTGTTGGCTCGTCAGGAAGTGGAAAAACCACGTTAATGAAACTATTATTGAAGTTTTATGATTGCACAAAGGGGTCAATATCGTTAGATGGAATCAATCTAGATGCTTTATCTCCCAAATGGTGGCGAGATAAATGCGGAACAGTAATGCAGGATGGTCATATTTTTTCGGATACTATTCTTAAGAACATTGCTATTGACGGCAAGGAAATTGATGAGCAGAGAATACAAGAAGCATTATATATATCGAATCTCACGGAGTTTGTCGAAAGTCTTCCTAATGGACTAGAAACCAGAATAGGTGCCGATGGCAACGGACTGAGCGGGGGCCAAAGGCAGCGACTATTCATCGCAAGGGCTGTTTATAAAAATCCATCACTACTCCTATTCGATGAAGCTACGAGCGCATTGGATGCCAATAATGAAAAAGTTATTATGGAACGGCTAAACGGATTTTTTCAAGGACGAACGGTTATCGTTATTGCTCATAGACTGAGCACTGTTAGGAACGCTGATAATACGATTGTCCTTCGTAACGGTGAAGTAGTGGAGGCGGGGTCTCATACTTCCCTATTGGAAAAGAAAGGCTTCTATTATGAATTAGTTAAAAACCAATTGGAGCTTGAAGAAAATGAAAACCACATTTAA
- a CDS encoding TonB-dependent receptor translates to MKATEKDYFLISDLNRSMTSMILTSFRLIGKLLTERVIIVIFLGSFSQNLIAKESNITSSSSMVFTSMYVQDTAKVNGVLVNQAGTPVVSATVFLFSNNGSLLSVTSTDTSGVYRFNHIAEQNMSVTFRHINFEDQKIIFNRDILKNLPLVTFLKDRNSVSINEVEVIGRRKSGIVKTTEGFSFRIDEAMSHLTIWEVMKQAPLIDARDDGTLNVLGKSGVQVYINSRKTNLGGNDLLEMLKNMSSENLRDIEIITSPSSKYEAQGNAGIINIILKKQQNEGIQGSANLSSEFAHYSTFRGNVNLNHAKGKVASQLNLRGAGTHNRLTESFDYIFPTIDLWNKSFLDRNEESNPFGATMLNDISLTEKNTLLIQTNASYSSNELDWLTTNNFRSIETNVEQSHIRTQTLQKTSNSFFNVDVNDRLELDTMGSQLSIGGSFFTQESHAKAPYTVLDDNEEYFFQTSSKQRVRNFSGQVALHKYLNPSLSLDVGIMSNFNRNTSNNQFSDLLDGKLVNDPSKENDYSYKEHIYALYSSVNWKISEKLNSTMGFRLEKTDIDGFEKKSSQELDINYLNFFPNVSLTYSLNNVDKLGLTVGSRISRPGFWELNPTPVFSAPMLYYKGNAFLIPARSVNSELSYILKQKLTFLANYSRVSDDWMQFQVTRPGSDTVMYDRFNYGHNDIAGLSVNYYDSYFEGRLKINTNLGLNYNIFRGNIPIRNVNEQTWMKQLRIRTDYNIDKKGDKSLYLSYFYFSPFASAQGLLMSRQAFEIGGMMKIKNFTVQVSGRDLFNQSMFRTEVANGSVSRSSGTIDAAARRFVVTLGYSFGNMKTKKAESVGGAASEQKGRVPN, encoded by the coding sequence ATGAAGGCTACTGAGAAAGATTATTTTTTGATTAGTGATTTAAATAGAAGTATGACATCCATGATTTTAACTTCATTTCGTCTAATAGGCAAACTCCTCACTGAGCGGGTTATCATCGTCATTTTTCTGGGATCTTTTTCCCAGAATCTTATTGCAAAGGAATCGAACATAACCTCATCTTCAAGTATGGTCTTCACGTCAATGTACGTTCAAGATACAGCAAAAGTGAATGGTGTTTTAGTAAATCAAGCCGGAACTCCCGTAGTTTCCGCTACAGTGTTCCTTTTTTCCAACAATGGATCATTATTGTCAGTTACATCCACCGATACATCGGGAGTTTACCGATTTAACCATATCGCTGAACAGAATATGTCCGTTACCTTTAGACATATCAATTTCGAAGATCAAAAAATAATTTTCAACAGAGATATTCTGAAGAACTTACCCCTTGTTACATTTCTCAAAGACCGCAATTCGGTCTCTATTAATGAAGTAGAAGTGATCGGACGAAGAAAATCTGGGATCGTAAAAACAACGGAAGGGTTTTCCTTTCGAATTGATGAGGCTATGTCGCATCTTACCATTTGGGAGGTTATGAAACAAGCCCCCTTAATAGATGCCAGAGACGATGGGACTTTAAATGTCCTGGGAAAGAGCGGTGTTCAGGTCTACATCAATAGTCGGAAAACAAACTTGGGCGGTAATGACCTTTTGGAGATGCTAAAGAATATGTCTTCCGAGAATCTTAGGGATATAGAAATTATCACTAGCCCATCAAGTAAGTATGAGGCTCAGGGAAATGCTGGTATTATCAATATTATACTCAAAAAGCAACAAAATGAAGGCATTCAGGGTTCTGCGAACCTGAGCAGTGAATTCGCCCACTATAGTACCTTTAGAGGAAATGTTAATCTTAATCATGCAAAAGGCAAAGTTGCTTCTCAGCTAAACCTCAGGGGAGCGGGTACACATAACAGGCTAACGGAAAGCTTTGATTATATATTCCCAACCATCGACCTATGGAATAAATCTTTTTTAGACAGAAATGAAGAAAGCAATCCATTTGGGGCAACGATGTTGAATGATATTTCCCTGACTGAAAAGAACACCTTACTGATACAGACAAATGCCAGTTATTCTTCCAATGAACTTGACTGGCTTACTACAAATAATTTTAGGTCTATCGAGACAAATGTCGAACAATCCCATATCCGTACTCAGACACTACAGAAAACATCAAATAGTTTTTTCAATGTCGATGTTAATGACCGGTTGGAATTGGATACAATGGGCAGCCAGCTATCCATCGGGGGCAGTTTTTTTACACAAGAGAGCCATGCAAAAGCGCCATATACTGTTTTAGATGACAATGAAGAGTATTTCTTTCAAACATCTTCAAAACAACGGGTACGAAATTTTTCCGGACAGGTTGCTTTACATAAATACCTGAACCCAAGTTTAAGCTTGGATGTCGGCATTATGTCAAATTTCAACAGAAACACAAGTAATAACCAGTTTTCAGATTTATTGGACGGTAAACTTGTGAATGATCCCAGTAAGGAGAATGATTATAGTTACAAAGAACATATTTATGCGTTGTACTCTTCGGTAAACTGGAAAATATCCGAGAAACTAAATTCGACGATGGGTTTCCGCCTTGAAAAAACAGATATAGATGGATTTGAAAAAAAATCTTCGCAAGAACTTGACATCAATTATCTCAACTTCTTTCCAAACGTATCCTTAACCTATAGTCTAAACAATGTGGACAAATTAGGCCTTACTGTAGGCAGCCGGATAAGTAGACCAGGTTTCTGGGAGCTGAACCCTACGCCCGTATTTTCAGCGCCAATGCTATATTACAAAGGTAATGCTTTTTTAATTCCTGCCCGATCCGTTAATTCAGAACTAAGTTATATCCTAAAACAGAAATTAACATTCCTAGCCAACTATAGCAGGGTAAGTGACGACTGGATGCAATTTCAGGTTACAAGACCAGGCTCTGATACGGTAATGTATGACCGTTTTAACTATGGACATAATGATATAGCCGGTTTGTCCGTAAATTACTACGACAGCTATTTTGAAGGACGTCTGAAAATAAATACCAACTTGGGCCTGAACTACAATATCTTTAGAGGAAACATACCGATCAGGAATGTTAACGAGCAAACTTGGATGAAACAGCTTAGGATTAGAACAGACTATAATATTGATAAGAAAGGTGATAAATCACTCTACCTATCTTATTTCTATTTTTCGCCTTTTGCGAGTGCCCAGGGTCTTCTTATGAGCAGGCAGGCATTTGAGATAGGGGGAATGATGAAAATAAAGAATTTCACCGTGCAAGTGAGCGGAAGGGACCTTTTCAATCAATCCATGTTCAGAACAGAAGTTGCTAACGGATCGGTATCAAGATCAAGCGGGACTATTGATGCCGCTGCTAGGCGGTTTGTGGTCACTTTGGGCTATAGTTTTGGCAACATGAAAACGAAGAAAGCGGAAAGTGTAGGTGGAGCTGCGAGCGAACAAAAAGGGCGTGTTCCAAATTAA
- a CDS encoding DUF6625 family protein codes for MNCCNKIALLIPYYGEFPWYFHLFLGTCSYNKDVDFKIFTDTIINFDIPKNVSVIRISFKELKVLIQDKLDMTISMERPYKLCDFRPAFGKIFEDYLLKYDFWGHCDIDVLFGRIRVFLTDELLNKYDTISVRKEFTTGFFSLYRNTKRINMLFKESTDYQYVFSSEKNFCFDECSTHHKSLISGKQIEQITFNLDAITFVIARNHKKGNINAYYNMNAIEYNFENLIWYDGKIIVNGRFEAILFHFMSIKANEKNIRKSFTIANIESIEVVNSEIKVQSCLSNASLLNTSTLMLNNDIFYRHFTALNNFEKYSSFRVAKFSAC; via the coding sequence ATGAATTGTTGCAATAAGATAGCTTTACTGATTCCATATTATGGAGAATTTCCATGGTATTTCCATCTATTTTTAGGAACTTGTTCATACAATAAGGATGTAGATTTTAAGATCTTTACCGACACCATTATAAATTTTGATATTCCTAAAAATGTAAGCGTCATCAGAATTTCCTTTAAGGAACTCAAGGTGTTGATTCAAGACAAGCTTGATATGACGATCAGCATGGAACGCCCGTACAAGTTATGTGATTTCAGACCAGCTTTTGGAAAAATTTTCGAAGACTATCTGTTAAAATATGATTTTTGGGGGCATTGCGATATCGATGTTCTCTTTGGAAGGATCAGGGTTTTCCTTACAGATGAGCTACTAAATAAATACGATACCATTTCGGTTCGAAAAGAATTTACAACAGGCTTCTTTTCGCTATATCGAAATACTAAGCGAATTAATATGCTTTTTAAAGAGAGTACCGATTATCAGTATGTTTTTTCCTCTGAAAAAAACTTTTGTTTTGACGAATGTTCTACACACCATAAATCGTTAATTTCTGGAAAGCAGATTGAGCAAATTACATTTAACCTTGATGCAATAACATTTGTAATAGCCAGAAATCATAAGAAAGGAAATATAAATGCATATTATAATATGAATGCTATAGAATACAATTTTGAAAACCTAATCTGGTATGATGGTAAAATAATAGTAAATGGACGATTTGAAGCAATTTTATTCCATTTTATGTCGATTAAGGCTAATGAAAAAAATATTAGAAAATCTTTTACAATCGCTAATATTGAATCTATTGAAGTCGTAAATTCTGAGATTAAAGTCCAGAGCTGCCTAAGCAATGCTTCTTTGCTAAATACAAGTACCTTGATGTTAAACAATGATATTTTCTACAGACATTTCACTGCTTTAAACAATTTTGAGAAATATTCAAGTTTCAGGGTCGCGAAATTTTCAGCTTGCTAA
- a CDS encoding DUF6625 family protein: MVKQHYRIALFCAFFGEFPWYFPYFSKSCEFNPDVHFYIVSDSTPEIVLPNNITIIPSSFSEFKIKVQERLGFKIQIDRPYKLCDFKPCYGVIFSDIIEEGNYDFWGHCDIDVVFGRIRKFINDDLLANYDIISVRHEYTSGFFMLYRNELHINTLFRKSKDYIHVLGSPKSYCFDECSYHHRALIAGRSIESIQNHIDAMTFVIKREEKKGTLRACFELFALEGTPGSVVWANGSLCVENQIEALLYHIMQIKGRPTFNGLTPAKIPDIFEFTPHLVRFPKERFGLQTELPTLNTAIYLKEPLVQIIFGAYQKGLSGKFRACGAFA, encoded by the coding sequence ATGGTAAAACAGCATTATAGAATAGCTTTGTTTTGCGCCTTCTTCGGGGAGTTCCCTTGGTATTTCCCATACTTTTCTAAATCTTGCGAATTCAACCCAGATGTGCATTTCTATATTGTATCCGACTCCACTCCGGAAATAGTTCTTCCAAACAATATTACTATAATCCCATCGAGTTTTAGTGAATTTAAGATTAAAGTTCAGGAGCGGCTGGGATTTAAAATACAAATTGACAGACCATATAAACTTTGTGATTTTAAACCATGCTATGGAGTTATATTTAGCGACATAATTGAGGAAGGTAATTATGATTTCTGGGGACATTGTGATATTGATGTCGTATTTGGTAGAATAAGAAAATTTATCAACGATGATTTATTGGCCAATTATGATATAATTTCAGTTAGGCATGAGTATACTTCTGGATTTTTTATGCTGTATCGAAATGAGCTACATATAAATACGCTCTTTAGAAAAAGTAAAGATTATATCCATGTATTAGGGTCCCCTAAAAGCTATTGTTTTGATGAATGTTCGTACCATCACAGAGCATTAATTGCTGGTAGATCGATAGAAAGCATTCAAAATCATATTGATGCTATGACATTCGTGATCAAGAGAGAGGAAAAAAAAGGTACGTTAAGAGCTTGCTTTGAACTATTTGCTTTAGAAGGTACGCCCGGAAGCGTTGTTTGGGCGAATGGGAGTCTCTGTGTAGAAAATCAAATCGAGGCACTTTTATACCATATTATGCAAATAAAGGGAAGGCCGACATTTAATGGCCTTACACCTGCCAAGATTCCTGATATTTTTGAATTCACTCCTCATTTAGTGCGTTTTCCAAAGGAAAGATTTGGTTTACAAACAGAATTACCAACACTTAATACGGCAATTTATTTAAAGGAACCCTTAGTTCAAATAATATTTGGCGCATACCAAAAGGGCTTATCAGGAAAATTTCGTGCTTGCGGCGCTTTTGCTTAA